One Lacticaseibacillus rhamnosus genomic window carries:
- a CDS encoding PTS sugar transporter subunit IIA: MADFKIDTSDIQINVHADSWQSALRLAAKPLLDNGSITATYVENMIQAVIKYGPYIVIAPGLALGHAEPDENVLKTGYAIATLDTPVKFGSKTNDPVDVVVVLASINSKDHLKLLQKLVNFLGSSTNMQALRQMQSSEDAARIVQAILEG, translated from the coding sequence GTGGCTGACTTTAAAATTGATACATCTGACATTCAAATTAACGTTCATGCAGATTCATGGCAATCTGCATTAAGATTGGCAGCCAAGCCACTACTTGATAACGGTAGTATCACAGCAACTTATGTCGAAAATATGATTCAAGCAGTTATTAAGTATGGACCATACATTGTCATTGCGCCTGGATTAGCACTTGGGCATGCTGAACCGGATGAAAATGTGCTTAAAACCGGCTATGCAATTGCAACGCTTGATACGCCAGTTAAATTCGGAAGTAAAACCAATGATCCTGTTGATGTTGTTGTCGTCTTAGCATCGATCAATAGTAAGGACCATCTGAAGTTACTGCAAAAACTTGTTAATTTCTTGGGCAGTTCAACGAATATGCAGGCATTGCGTCAAATGCAGAGTTCTGAAGATGCTGCCCGTATTGTTCAGGCAATATTGGAAGGGTAA